One window of Elusimicrobiota bacterium genomic DNA carries:
- a CDS encoding GH116 family glycosyl hydrolase: MKKFILFFIFCIFIYLKCFGAILDKGEPRIYKGENLSAVAMPIGGIGTGSIWLNGEARLSSWQIFNNINEFNLPDSFFAIRIKPKNGKAQLYALQTKLLKEMSGFKVLDSLSYRGEYPIADIDFEASALPVKVHIKAYNPMIPLDAKNSAIPCAIFQITAKNTSKNNCEVSLASFLQNYVGYPDYGCNRIIYEQDDKKPLLYMTKLDAIVINGLSETLDQKTVKTLSQVADGGGVLLATDVKPGFFHFITETRKELKNPDESNIIFEDFEKGSYPGWKVKGDCFGNKPAGGKLNGQSNVTGFFGKGLVNTFNNGDAATGTLTSKEFLITHKYIVFYIGGGNYKKSTCINMKIDGKVVCSSTGKKAEKLELAFWDVRQYKGKKAVIEIIDNEKGGWGHINVDQISFTNKNFDKDLESLINNFTLSFESAIQITGSTNDIVISDTSDILKNSDDEKWIINGYTSLKSNKIKNAGYKILASAKNGTPLIIEGPFGKGRIVLCLAGGLPQRWIMSIDEIMKKTYESQLKAGNMTLSVIGEKVSALTNWKNYKKIAGDLIDDGKFISGPIDTGISNLGETFNGAISVPFELKPKEEKTVTFIISWYFPTRGSCPDYDTFGHKSNMYCNWFNNSKEVAKYVAANFDYLSNTTQLYHDSIYESNLPYFMIDAFTSQSVIMRSQTCFWSKDGYFGGYEGCDPDAGCCPLNCTHVWNYAQSHARLFPSIGRNMRESDLITWLKPTGETSHRQYATNIAFIDGQAATIVAAYREYQTSPDNSFLDKIWTNCKLAMNWLITKIDDDEDGVPKGLQDNTYDCKISGANTFIGSQYLSALAAAEKMAEIENDSVSASKYKKIRESGMKNQDESLWNGEYYIQVPVEPARNYNTGCLSDQLLGQWWSYQLNLGQLYPLDRVRKAMKSIMKYNYRMNFVGFIQSHKRVVDEESGLLNCTWPKGNRPEPCILYADDIWTGIEYATAGLMIYAGLTDDALQIVKSVRDRYDGRIRTGLNSGPGGNPFNELECGKFYARAMSSWSLLLASQGFIYEGPKGILGFKPNLNPENHVTFFTAAEGWGMFKQTHINNSQTEQIHLSYGKLRLNKLIFEIPKNASKIITSVMVSGKKIPVISKVKDKEVQLSFFSELILNKNETVDITLNW; the protein is encoded by the coding sequence ATGAAGAAATTTATATTATTTTTTATTTTTTGCATTTTTATTTATCTTAAATGTTTCGGTGCGATTTTAGATAAAGGCGAACCAAGGATTTATAAAGGAGAAAACTTATCCGCGGTTGCCATGCCAATAGGAGGTATCGGTACCGGTTCTATTTGGCTTAACGGAGAAGCCAGATTGTCATCTTGGCAAATATTTAATAATATCAATGAATTTAACCTTCCTGACAGTTTCTTTGCCATACGCATTAAACCAAAGAATGGCAAAGCACAACTTTACGCATTACAGACAAAGTTGTTAAAAGAAATGTCTGGTTTTAAAGTACTGGATAGCCTGTCATATCGTGGTGAATATCCTATTGCTGATATAGATTTTGAAGCATCTGCTTTACCTGTCAAAGTTCATATTAAAGCATACAATCCAATGATACCGCTGGATGCAAAGAACTCAGCTATTCCATGTGCAATATTTCAGATAACTGCAAAAAACACTTCTAAGAACAACTGCGAAGTTTCACTTGCATCATTTCTTCAAAATTACGTAGGATATCCTGATTATGGATGTAACCGTATAATTTATGAACAGGATGATAAAAAACCGTTATTATATATGACAAAACTTGATGCTATTGTCATTAACGGACTAAGCGAAACCTTGGACCAAAAAACAGTCAAGACCTTATCACAAGTTGCAGATGGCGGCGGTGTTTTACTTGCAACAGATGTAAAACCGGGTTTTTTCCATTTTATAACTGAGACACGGAAAGAACTAAAAAATCCTGATGAATCAAATATTATATTTGAAGATTTTGAAAAAGGTTCTTATCCGGGCTGGAAAGTGAAAGGAGATTGCTTTGGTAATAAACCTGCGGGAGGAAAATTAAACGGTCAGTCGAACGTTACAGGTTTTTTTGGTAAAGGTCTTGTAAATACATTTAATAATGGTGATGCTGCAACAGGCACATTAACATCCAAGGAATTTCTAATTACTCACAAGTATATCGTATTTTATATTGGCGGGGGAAATTATAAGAAATCAACATGTATAAATATGAAAATTGACGGAAAAGTAGTTTGCTCTTCAACAGGTAAAAAAGCTGAAAAACTTGAGTTAGCATTTTGGGATGTCAGACAATATAAGGGCAAGAAGGCAGTAATAGAAATAATAGATAATGAAAAAGGCGGTTGGGGGCACATCAATGTTGACCAGATATCTTTCACAAATAAAAACTTTGATAAAGATTTAGAAAGTTTAATAAACAATTTTACTTTATCTTTTGAATCAGCGATTCAAATAACCGGTAGCACAAATGATATTGTCATTAGTGATACCTCGGATATACTTAAAAACAGTGACGATGAAAAATGGATTATAAATGGATATACGAGTTTGAAAAGTAATAAAATTAAAAATGCCGGTTATAAAATTTTAGCTAGTGCAAAAAACGGGACGCCGTTAATCATAGAAGGACCGTTTGGTAAAGGACGTATCGTGCTATGTTTAGCAGGCGGACTACCCCAGCGATGGATTATGAGTATTGATGAAATAATGAAAAAAACATACGAGAGCCAATTAAAAGCCGGTAATATGACGTTGTCGGTGATTGGAGAAAAAGTGTCAGCGTTGACAAATTGGAAGAATTATAAGAAAATTGCCGGTGATTTAATTGATGATGGCAAGTTCATTAGTGGCCCTATCGATACCGGAATTAGTAATTTAGGAGAGACATTCAATGGTGCGATTTCTGTTCCTTTTGAACTCAAACCAAAAGAAGAAAAAACAGTAACGTTTATAATATCCTGGTATTTTCCGACTCGCGGTTCTTGCCCGGACTATGATACTTTTGGGCACAAGAGCAACATGTATTGTAACTGGTTTAATAATTCCAAAGAAGTTGCAAAGTATGTGGCAGCAAATTTTGATTATTTAAGTAACACAACCCAATTATATCATGATAGTATTTATGAATCAAACCTGCCGTATTTCATGATAGATGCATTTACATCACAATCAGTAATAATGCGTTCCCAGACGTGTTTCTGGTCAAAGGATGGTTACTTTGGAGGTTATGAAGGATGTGACCCTGATGCCGGATGTTGTCCTTTGAATTGTACTCATGTATGGAATTATGCACAGAGCCATGCGCGATTGTTTCCATCCATTGGTCGCAATATGAGAGAATCAGATTTGATTACATGGTTAAAACCCACCGGAGAAACGTCTCACCGGCAATATGCAACAAATATAGCATTCATTGATGGTCAGGCAGCTACGATAGTAGCTGCTTATCGTGAATATCAAACTAGTCCTGACAATAGTTTTCTTGACAAAATCTGGACTAACTGTAAACTGGCAATGAATTGGTTGATAACAAAGATAGATGACGATGAAGACGGTGTCCCAAAAGGACTTCAGGATAATACATATGATTGCAAGATATCAGGTGCCAATACATTTATCGGCTCGCAATATCTATCCGCGTTAGCAGCTGCGGAAAAGATGGCGGAGATAGAAAATGATTCAGTATCTGCGTCAAAATATAAAAAAATAAGGGAATCGGGAATGAAAAACCAGGACGAGTCGCTCTGGAACGGTGAATATTATATTCAGGTCCCTGTTGAACCGGCACGCAACTATAATACCGGTTGTCTTTCCGACCAGTTATTGGGACAGTGGTGGTCATACCAGTTAAATCTTGGTCAATTATATCCTTTAGACAGGGTAAGGAAAGCAATGAAGTCAATTATGAAGTATAATTACCGTATGAACTTTGTAGGTTTTATACAGAGCCACAAGCGTGTAGTAGATGAAGAGAGCGGCTTATTGAATTGCACATGGCCGAAAGGTAATCGTCCCGAACCTTGCATACTCTATGCTGATGATATCTGGACAGGAATAGAATATGCAACCGCGGGACTGATGATATATGCAGGATTAACTGATGATGCTTTACAGATAGTTAAGTCTGTACGTGACAGGTATGACGGTAGAATACGGACAGGATTAAACAGTGGACCAGGCGGTAATCCGTTCAATGAGTTAGAGTGCGGAAAATTTTATGCCCGTGCAATGAGCTCATGGTCATTGCTTCTGGCATCACAGGGATTCATTTACGAAGGTCCAAAAGGAATTCTTGGTTTTAAACCAAATTTAAACCCTGAAAATCACGTCACCTTTTTTACAGCAGCTGAAGGGTGGGGGATGTTCAAACAGACGCATATTAATAATAGTCAGACTGAACAGATACATTTAAGCTATGGCAAACTACGTTTAAACAAATTAATCTTTGAAATACCCAAGAATGCATCAAAAATTATCACATCTGTTATGGTGTCCGGTAAAAAAATACCGGTTATTTCTAAAGTAAAAGATAAAGAAGTCCAATTGTCATTTTTTAGCGAATTAATTTTGAACAAAAATGAAACTGTTGACATAACATTGAATTGGTAG
- a CDS encoding PorV/PorQ family protein, which produces MRKEFLRKVGLLVLVAVVSVNGLYATSIGDNAGTTSGEFLRLGAGARATGMGEAFSALANDVYSLYWNPAGLSKVTEKQVLLAHTMWYMDVNHEYAAYVHPLAEGKGALGISITYLMTTFEKRAGDTELADSKGDVGDMALGVSYGRDLKYDIKGGLTAKYISSKLDTEKATGFGFDIGLQRVCPLWEKMDMGLTVTNLGGSLKYVDDSVSIGNMLDLGFAVKEAYFKNLKVALDLRTLLNGSMSSVNAGAEYVWNINDKWSFAPRAGFESYESRITAGFGVGWKVYQLDYAFLSNSDLDNSNRISFNVKF; this is translated from the coding sequence ATGAGAAAAGAATTTTTAAGAAAGGTTGGATTGTTGGTATTGGTTGCAGTAGTTTCTGTAAACGGTCTTTATGCAACAAGTATTGGAGACAACGCGGGGACAACAAGTGGCGAGTTTTTAAGATTAGGGGCCGGTGCGAGAGCAACCGGTATGGGCGAGGCATTTTCAGCGCTTGCTAATGATGTGTATTCATTATACTGGAACCCTGCCGGATTAAGCAAAGTAACTGAAAAGCAGGTATTGTTAGCTCACACAATGTGGTATATGGATGTTAATCATGAATATGCTGCATATGTTCACCCGCTTGCTGAAGGCAAAGGTGCTCTTGGAATAAGCATAACATATTTGATGACAACATTTGAGAAACGGGCCGGAGATACTGAGTTAGCTGATTCAAAAGGAGATGTAGGCGATATGGCATTGGGAGTTAGCTATGGTCGCGATTTAAAATATGATATAAAAGGCGGACTAACTGCAAAATATATCAGTTCTAAACTTGATACAGAAAAAGCGACAGGATTTGGATTTGACATAGGATTACAGCGTGTATGTCCGTTATGGGAAAAGATGGATATGGGACTTACGGTAACGAATCTTGGCGGCAGTTTAAAATATGTAGATGATTCAGTTTCTATTGGCAACATGCTGGATTTAGGATTTGCAGTAAAAGAAGCATATTTTAAGAACCTGAAAGTAGCATTAGATTTAAGAACATTGCTAAATGGTTCAATGTCATCGGTAAATGCCGGTGCTGAGTATGTATGGAATATAAACGATAAATGGTCATTTGCACCGAGAGCAGGTTTTGAGTCGTATGAAAGCAGGATAACAGCCGGGTTTGGTGTTGGCTGGAAAGTATATCAGTTAGATTACGCTTTTCTGTCTAATTCTGATTTAGACAACAGTAATAGAATTTCTTTTAATGTGAAGTTTTAG
- a CDS encoding glycoside hydrolase family 57 protein, translating to MKPLHIVFLWHQHQPYYKNPQTGEYLLPWVRLHCTKDYFDMVAILEKYPNIRQTFNLTPSLMEQIIDYSNGATDEFLKISRKPAKELSREDRIFILKNFFMVNPYTMIEPYPAYNELFRRRGWLASDDYLKRIEPLFSVADMLDLVVWFNLSWVDPYFRETNEKIKKLFIKGKKFSEEDKQHLLDETTKIVSLVLPKHKELQDKGQVEVITSPYYHPILPLLIDSNIAKVGMPFVTLPKSRFNYPEDAEIQIKNGLALYEKIFQRKSKGMWPSEGSVSSDIVPMVAKNNINWIATDEETLFKTLNMKIFSKDVLYKPYRIKVDDSSVNIIFRDHELSDLIGFVYHRVDAETAANNFIERLYKIKSSLKDNEDHLVSIILDGENCWEYYPNDGIDFLNALYRRLSDEEKNGLITTTVSNYLEKYPPKDELKGIFPSSWINGNFGIWIGHPEDNLAWDCLNQTRRFLASKTQSAPPENVRKAWEEIYIAEGSDWNWWYGDDHSSMNDTEFDQLFRAHLINVYKLLNENVPDNLYLSIKRQGKPGNFINPVAFIKPNIDGIVSSYFEWYNAGFYDVRNAGGAMHQTNTYIKAIYWGFDENNLYFRCDCNQPYLEDIKLKIIFIKPETKFIEINSSKNYVHFGTSELKDFAIGKKGIIEFSVPFSEIGTKAGDTIEFVVVSEQKGIEIERWPYHTSITLNHPDKHFSEEYWSV from the coding sequence ATGAAACCACTTCACATTGTTTTCCTTTGGCATCAGCATCAACCATATTATAAGAATCCGCAAACCGGTGAATACCTTTTGCCGTGGGTACGACTTCACTGTACGAAGGATTATTTTGATATGGTTGCTATCCTTGAAAAATATCCTAACATCAGGCAAACATTCAATCTAACCCCATCGCTTATGGAGCAAATTATAGACTATTCAAATGGTGCTACTGATGAATTCCTGAAAATTTCGAGAAAACCCGCAAAAGAACTTTCAAGAGAAGACCGGATTTTTATATTAAAAAACTTTTTTATGGTCAATCCTTACACGATGATAGAACCATACCCTGCTTACAACGAACTTTTTAGAAGACGGGGATGGTTGGCATCGGATGACTATTTGAAAAGAATAGAACCGTTATTCAGCGTTGCAGATATGCTGGATTTAGTTGTATGGTTCAATCTTTCCTGGGTTGACCCTTATTTCAGGGAAACTAACGAAAAAATTAAAAAACTATTTATTAAAGGCAAGAAATTCTCGGAAGAAGACAAACAACACCTCCTGGATGAAACGACAAAAATAGTATCATTAGTTCTTCCAAAGCACAAAGAACTTCAGGACAAAGGACAAGTAGAAGTAATAACTTCTCCTTACTATCATCCTATTCTTCCTCTTTTAATTGATTCCAATATCGCAAAAGTAGGTATGCCTTTTGTAACTCTGCCTAAATCAAGATTCAATTACCCGGAAGATGCTGAAATACAAATAAAAAATGGTTTAGCACTTTATGAAAAAATATTCCAAAGAAAATCAAAAGGTATGTGGCCATCTGAAGGTTCCGTATCTTCCGACATAGTACCAATGGTCGCCAAAAATAATATAAACTGGATAGCTACCGACGAAGAAACACTTTTCAAAACATTGAACATGAAAATCTTTTCGAAAGATGTTCTTTATAAACCATACAGAATTAAAGTTGATGATTCTTCTGTAAATATAATTTTCAGGGACCATGAACTTTCTGATTTAATCGGGTTTGTTTATCACAGGGTTGATGCAGAAACAGCAGCAAATAATTTTATAGAACGGCTTTATAAGATAAAAAGCTCACTTAAAGATAATGAAGACCATCTTGTAAGCATAATACTTGACGGCGAAAACTGCTGGGAATATTATCCAAATGACGGCATAGATTTTTTAAATGCTCTTTATAGAAGACTTTCTGATGAGGAAAAAAATGGACTTATAACAACGACTGTTTCTAACTACCTTGAAAAATATCCGCCAAAAGATGAATTAAAAGGTATTTTTCCAAGTTCCTGGATTAACGGTAATTTTGGAATCTGGATAGGTCACCCGGAAGATAATCTTGCTTGGGATTGCTTAAATCAGACAAGAAGATTTTTAGCAAGCAAAACACAATCTGCACCGCCGGAAAATGTTAGAAAGGCGTGGGAGGAAATTTATATTGCTGAAGGAAGCGACTGGAACTGGTGGTATGGAGATGATCACTCATCAATGAACGATACTGAATTTGACCAACTTTTCAGGGCACATCTTATAAATGTTTATAAACTTTTAAACGAAAACGTGCCTGATAATCTTTACCTATCAATAAAAAGACAAGGTAAACCGGGTAATTTTATCAATCCTGTTGCCTTTATTAAACCTAATATAGACGGTATTGTCTCAAGTTATTTTGAGTGGTATAACGCCGGTTTTTACGATGTCAGGAATGCTGGCGGTGCAATGCACCAGACAAACACATATATTAAAGCAATTTATTGGGGATTTGATGAAAATAATCTTTATTTCAGATGTGATTGCAATCAACCATATCTTGAAGATATTAAACTAAAAATTATTTTTATAAAACCTGAAACGAAATTTATTGAAATTAACTCTTCAAAAAATTATGTACATTTCGGAACATCAGAATTAAAAGATTTTGCAATAGGGAAGAAGGGAATTATTGAATTTTCAGTTCCTTTTTCTGAAATTGGCACAAAAGCTGGAGATACAATTGAATTTGTTGTAGTCAGCGAACAAAAGGGGATTGAAATTGAAAGATGGCCATATCACACCTCCATAACACTTAATCATCCGGATAAACACTTTTCAGAAGAATATTGGTCTGTATAA
- a CDS encoding T9SS type A sorting domain-containing protein: MKKVFLFFAILLVVPSIIFSATDYVPKGIPGGWVRRVVEAPSAHGTFYAVSYGLFKSVDGGQTWVRKPSVEPTAAVLTANGGSVFGRHCTNSVAVSPNNANLVIVTDSGWSPLWRSTDGGDTWTCISLGADGNGTNKRANMVASSLYDSNVFYASVESFLPPDGPSAATLYKSVDGGINWSATGLTLSNAETITDVIQIPSGANAGHIVVSVIDEYLGFNRDNAATPTTGKIYYSDSSETSFTQATAFTVPAYKMTWDSVNSKIWLMTSKGEIYNSASGENWGVFVSSIPGAVANGHRTVGILYSSGTIPNILAYVNSGNQPSAIVYRSTDSADGFPANSWKEITLPNALGHERITGMVEDIVVDSRHSDGSHWGVAETGTGFCYTTSTVAGITTAGEFTQQSGICTPQLNYGIKDSLTHRIYAVAGNSVYYSANNGDTWARVYPQKGATADMCQYVSFAPNSATKVYLTASLKIYYTNDNGADNFGNTPLVDFTSKGYNSSINFLTNLIISSSNPNIMFIGIANSSAVVTTDDYLWKSEDAGLTWNKFTALPKTHGIFALAIDPSDSNIIYAGCCDQASSGGGFVSHGDGLYKTTDGGANWTNIGFIGDRISLISIDPDNSNNIVVGYQLPGNGTADVKSHSAVSTDAGATWKDLYATWSDDVTNNNDTLNLNGSTSTSSANPPQIFNSQLVFVVSGLIYGGNAEGYVFMNDDLGATSLKKIALLPTAVTWIFKGSVLATSGSGLYDLTFSTASSTTNIYTGSTLKVYNYPNPFNPNKDGHTTVRLNMSNTTRKLDIKIYTLSGDIVADSTFDNITGGYSYAFTWDGRNKKGELCAPGVYFLLADADGTKAKHKIVIIR, encoded by the coding sequence ATGAAAAAAGTGTTTTTGTTTTTTGCGATTTTACTTGTTGTTCCGTCAATTATTTTTTCTGCAACTGATTATGTCCCAAAAGGTATTCCCGGTGGGTGGGTAAGAAGAGTTGTGGAAGCACCTTCTGCACACGGAACTTTTTATGCGGTAAGTTATGGGTTATTTAAGAGCGTAGACGGCGGTCAGACGTGGGTAAGGAAACCATCGGTTGAACCGACAGCTGCAGTATTGACTGCAAATGGCGGAAGCGTTTTTGGAAGACACTGTACCAATTCTGTAGCGGTTAGTCCAAACAATGCAAATCTTGTAATAGTTACTGATTCGGGATGGTCACCATTATGGAGAAGCACCGACGGTGGAGATACATGGACATGTATAAGTTTAGGTGCTGACGGGAATGGAACGAACAAAAGAGCAAACATGGTGGCATCATCATTATATGATTCAAATGTATTTTATGCTTCGGTTGAATCCTTTTTGCCCCCAGATGGTCCTTCAGCAGCAACACTTTATAAATCCGTTGATGGTGGTATTAACTGGTCGGCAACAGGATTAACGCTTTCAAATGCTGAGACCATAACTGATGTCATACAGATACCGTCAGGTGCAAATGCAGGACATATAGTGGTAAGTGTTATAGATGAATATCTTGGTTTTAACCGCGATAATGCTGCAACTCCTACCACAGGGAAAATTTATTATAGTGATAGTAGCGAAACATCGTTTACTCAGGCTACAGCATTTACAGTGCCTGCTTATAAAATGACATGGGATAGTGTAAATAGTAAAATATGGTTAATGACTAGTAAAGGCGAAATTTATAATAGTGCAAGCGGTGAAAATTGGGGAGTATTTGTTTCTTCAATACCTGGGGCAGTAGCAAACGGTCACCGTACGGTTGGCATATTGTATTCCAGCGGAACAATACCAAATATTCTTGCATATGTGAACAGCGGGAACCAGCCTTCGGCAATAGTTTACAGAAGTACTGATTCTGCCGATGGGTTTCCTGCAAATTCATGGAAAGAAATAACGCTTCCAAATGCATTAGGACATGAAAGAATTACCGGAATGGTTGAAGATATAGTTGTTGATTCAAGACATTCTGACGGCAGCCACTGGGGAGTAGCTGAAACAGGTACGGGATTTTGTTATACGACAAGCACAGTAGCCGGTATAACAACAGCTGGTGAATTTACACAGCAAAGCGGCATTTGTACACCTCAATTGAATTATGGGATAAAAGACAGCTTAACACATAGAATTTATGCTGTGGCAGGCAACAGCGTGTATTATTCTGCAAATAACGGCGATACATGGGCAAGGGTTTATCCTCAAAAAGGAGCAACAGCTGATATGTGTCAATATGTATCATTTGCTCCTAATAGTGCTACCAAAGTATATTTAACTGCATCATTAAAGATTTATTATACTAACGATAATGGAGCAGATAATTTTGGAAATACTCCTCTTGTGGATTTTACAAGCAAAGGTTATAATTCATCTATAAATTTTCTGACAAATTTAATTATTAGTTCTTCAAACCCGAATATAATGTTTATAGGTATCGCAAACTCTTCTGCCGTTGTTACTACAGATGATTATTTATGGAAAAGTGAAGATGCAGGATTGACGTGGAATAAATTCACTGCGCTTCCTAAAACCCACGGCATTTTTGCGCTTGCAATTGACCCATCGGACTCGAATATAATTTACGCAGGATGTTGCGACCAAGCTTCTAGTGGAGGAGGGTTTGTAAGCCATGGAGACGGTCTTTACAAAACCACGGATGGGGGTGCAAATTGGACTAACATAGGGTTCATAGGTGATAGAATATCACTTATTTCTATAGACCCGGATAACTCAAACAATATCGTTGTTGGATATCAACTACCTGGCAACGGCACTGCAGATGTTAAAAGCCATTCAGCTGTTTCCACGGATGCCGGTGCGACATGGAAAGATCTTTATGCTACTTGGAGTGATGATGTAACAAACAATAATGATACTCTTAATTTAAATGGAAGCACATCTACTTCTAGCGCTAATCCCCCACAAATATTCAATAGTCAATTGGTATTTGTAGTCAGTGGACTTATTTACGGAGGGAACGCAGAAGGATATGTTTTCATGAATGATGATTTAGGTGCAACATCGTTAAAAAAAATTGCATTGCTTCCTACTGCAGTAACATGGATATTTAAAGGTTCTGTGTTAGCTACAAGCGGCAGCGGGCTTTATGACCTTACTTTTTCAACGGCGTCAAGCACAACAAATATTTACACAGGCAGCACATTAAAGGTATATAATTATCCAAATCCGTTCAACCCCAATAAAGACGGTCATACTACAGTAAGATTAAATATGTCAAATACAACAAGAAAACTGGATATTAAAATTTATACTCTTTCCGGCGATATTGTAGCTGACAGTACTTTTGATAATATAACAGGCGGTTATTCATATGCATTTACTTGGGATGGCAGAAATAAAAAAGGTGAGCTATGTGCTCCGGGAGTATATTTCTTATTAGCTGATGCCGACGGCACAAAAGCAAAACATAAAATAGTAATTATAAGATAG